From a single Macrobrachium rosenbergii isolate ZJJX-2024 chromosome 9, ASM4041242v1, whole genome shotgun sequence genomic region:
- the LOC136841902 gene encoding eggshell protein 2A-like, producing MEWIRWLRRSLECRHYANGYSHSDGYNHGNHILTGYGGSGLNGGYGGGYGGYGGLLSAGNYANGYSHSDGYNHGNHILTGYGGSGGLKHGHLNTHFLGKRSADPEPGLLGGLGGLGYGGLGLGGLGLGLNGGFGGGYGGYGGLLGAGNYANGYSHSNGYSHGNHIGNQYGGLGGLSHGHANLLGK from the exons ATGGAGTGGATACGGTGGCTACGGAGGTCTCTTGAGTGCAGGCACTACGCCAACGGCTACAGCCATTCCGATGGTTACAATCACGGAAACCATATCCTGACAGGCTACGGAGGATCTG GCCTAAACGGAGGATATGGTGGTGGATACGGTGGCTACGGAGGTCTCTTGAGTGCCGGCAACTATGCCAACGGCTACAGCCATTCCGATGGTTACAATCACGGAAACCATATCCTGACAGGCTACGGAGGATCTGGTGGGCTGAAACATGGCCATCTTAACACACACTTCCTCGGGAAGCGAAGTGCTGATCCAGAGCCAGGATTACTTGGAGGACTGGGTGGACTTGGCTACGGAGGCCTTGGACTTGGTGGTCTAGGCTTAGGTCTAAACGGTGGATTTGGCGGTGGATACGGTGGCTACGGAGGTCTCTTGGGCGCTGGAAACTATGCCAACGGATACAGCCACTCCAATGGGTACAGTCATGGAAACCACATTGGTAACCAGTACGGAGGACTAGGTGGTCTATCCCATGGTCATGCCAATTTGCTTGGAAAGTGA